TGATCAGGAGGTGATACCATGAAGTTCGTAGGTGTCAGGGAGTTTAAGCAGGATGCAGTGAAATATCTGAACGAGGGAGATGAGATAGTGGTGATGAAGCGGAAGAAACCGATCGCCCGCATCGTTCCCGTTCGTGAGAAGACGGCCGAGATGATATTCCTCGAGATAGGGAGGGTATTCAATGAAGCCGGGATATCAAAGAAAGAGGCCCTGAAAGCCCTTGAAATGGCCAGAAAGGAAATATATGGCTAAGATCGTGATCGATGCCAATATCATTATTTCGGCTGCATTCGGCGGAAAACCGCTCGAGGCTGCCGTCAGGGCGATGGGCAAACACAAGGTCTATGTATCGCGTGAGATCACGCAAGAGTTAATAATGGTTTTTTCCAAATTATCAAAGAAACTTACCAGAGAGCAACTGTCATCTGCTCAGGAAAAGGCAAATGAGCTTATCAAGGCGGCCACGCTTGTTGACGTATCAACGCATATTGTCCTATCGAGGGATGCCAAGGATGATCACTACCTTTCTTTGTGCAAAGAAACAGGGGCTGCCTTTCTCATAACCGGAGATAATGATCTGTTGGATATTCCGCAGGACATGCTCAAAAAAGCAGGAATTAAGACCCGCATAGTAAACCCTCATGAATTCTTAGAAGAAGAGGCCGAACCGCTGACCTGAGCAACTATAACCAACGGTGCCTATCACCGTTTCGGTGGAATTACCCTTGGAGGCCTGATCGATTTTTGAACTCCGGGCGCGTTTGTCTGTGTCGTGCACTCGAAGCTGCACTCCACACTTGACACTTCCAGCGCCTTGCACGTTGTATCGGCAGGAGGAAGCCGCTTTAACGTGACCACATCGGAGGCGCCATGGGCAGCAGGCCCATAAAAGCACGTCAGATATCCCTGGGGATTGACATAGTGCCTGCAATACATCTTATAGCCGGATGCTTCTGATCTCTGCCAGCCATCTCCATTCTGGATCTGTACCCTTTGAAAGGGATTGTCGGTAAGGACCTTCGGGCACGATATGATCGTCGTTTCTGCATAAAGGGACGCAGTTGCCGGAATGACGATAAAAGACGAAATGAGAAAAACACAGGCAATCTTCTTAAACATGTCAAACCTCCTTATCATAGTTTGGATAACAATTAGGATGAGCCGTTTTTCTGTCTCAGGCTGCGCCGAGTTTTTTTGCGATATCCTCCTTCAGCACCTTTTTGTCCGTCTTGCCGACCTTGGTGAGGGGTATGGCGTCGATGATCTCCATGCGCTCCGGCAACTGGAGGACCGAGGCACCGATGCTTTTGAGGTAGACCACAAGTTCTTCGAAGGAGAGGCGCGCCCCCTCCTTGAGCTTGACGTAGGCGCAGATCCTCTCGCCGAGCTCCCTGTCGGGCATGCCGATAACCGCTACTTCGGCAATGGCCGGGTGAGAGCTGACCAGCCGTTCGATCCCGATCGCGCTGAGCGTCTCTCCTCCCCTGAGGATCGTCTCTTTGATCCTTCCTGTTATCGTCATGATCCCTGATTCGTCGATCTTTGCCAGGTCGCCGGTCCTGAAGAAGCCATCCTCCGTGAAGACGTTCCTGTTCTCTTCCCCGGACTTGAAGTACCCGTTGAAGATGGTGGGTCCTTTCGTAATGAGCTCCCCCTCCTTGTTAGGCGGCAGATCCTTCAGATACTGGTCGACGATCCTGACCTGCGTGTAGGGACAGTCCTTTTCGCCGACCGTATAGCAGATCGTTTCGATATCGGCATCGAGGCGGCTCATTGCCGCGGGCCCTTCGGAGGAGCCGAGGGCATTGACGAATTTGCAGCCGATCTTCTCATATACGCTTCTTACCAGTTCCGGGGTGCTGGGCGCCCCTCCTGCATAGAGCCTTGTCAATGAGCTGAGATCGTAGTCCTTCAGGTTGTCGAGGCTCACGATCCTCTGGATAAGGGCCGGCACCGTGGGAAAGGCCGTGACCTTCTCCCGCTCTATGACGCGGCAGATGTCGGCGGCATCGGTGCTGTCCGTGATAACATACTTGGCGCAGTGGAAGAAGGCGCCACCCACGCAGTTATGGATCGCCTGGGCATGGCTGATAGGTGCGGCGGTCAGCATCACGTCGTTGCACGTGACCTCATAGGCCCTCGTGTGGTATTCGACGTTGGCGATGTAATCGTTGTGCGTCCGCGGGACCGCCTTGGGCGCACCCGTTGTGCCTCCCGTGGGCAGGATGATGGAGACCTCCATAGGATCGGGCCTCCTGGCGGCAAGGGTTTCGAGGTTCGACTTAGTAAGCTCGCTCTCCTGGATCAGCCTTTCCAGGGGGATGAACGCCCTGTTCTCCGGCGATCTGACGGATATGATGTGCCGCAGTTCCTTGTGCTCCTCCATTACCTGCTGCAGCATGGGCAGGTAGTCGGTCTTCTTGTAATGATCAGGGCCGATCCACGCCACGGGGTGCGTCAGACTGCTCAGGTAGCTGACCTCAGAAAGGCCGTGGCGGGCCACGAGAAGGACAACGATGGCCCCGATCTTTTGCAGCGCAAAGAAGGCGAAGATGAATTCATGCCAGTTCGGGACCTGGAGCAGGACAAAGTCGCGCTCTTTGATCCCCAGCCCCATAAGGCCTACGGCAAGACGATCCACTTTCTCGCGGACTTCACGATAAGTAAACCGGGCAGTATCGTCCACGAGGGCTTCCTTCCGGGGATAGAGATCGGTCGCTTTGTCGAACATGTCTCCCCATGTGAGACCCAGCCACCACCTGTACTTTACATATTTTTCTACGTCTTCAGGGCGATATGGTTCAAATCCGCCTATCGGCATGGTCTTTCCTCCAGATTATTTTAATATGGCCCTCTTCACAAGGGTCCTGGCAATCTCGATCTTATAGACGTTCTTACTCAGTGGTCGAGCGCCTGCGAGGGCCTGTTCCGCGGCCCGCGCGGCTATCTCTTCGTCGATGCGATTCCCCTTAAGCATCTCCTCTGCCTTGCTTGCGCGTACAGGCCCCGGTGCCACTGCTCCAAGGGCGATGCGCGCGTCCGTACACATCCCTTCTTCTCGGGTAATGACGGAGGCAACACTCACGATGGCAAAATCGATAGGCTCTCTCACCGTAAACTTCAAAAAGGTCTGCACGGCCGAGACTGAGACCTTTGGTACCTCGATCTCCCTTACTATCTCATACGCCTTGAGATCATTCGTCAGGGGACCGAAAAAATCAGTGATTGCTATTGTTCGGTCACCTTCCGGGCCCGAAACATGAATGCATGCATCCAACACTGCCAGCGCCACAGCGGTGTCAGAGGGGCATACGGCGAAGCAGCGTTTTCCGTTCATAATGGCGTGATACCGGTTGTCACCCTTCACGGCAAGGCACGGGCCGCTTCCCTTGCGCGCGCATTGGATCGCCCCTCCTATATGACGGGGATAGCGATAGTACCAGCAGCGGACGTCCTGGCACAGGTTGCCGCCGATCGTGGCTGCATTGCGGATCTGGGGGCTTGCCACGGAACGGGCAGCATCTGCGAGTACCCGGCAGTTGCTGCTGATAAGCGGGGATCTCACAATGTCGGAAAGCCTTGCGAGAGCGCCGATCCTTAATAACCCGTCATCGTCCCTGATATAATCGAGGTCGGGAACGGATTTGAGGTTGATAACGACTTCAGGGTAGCGGGAGAGGTATTCTCCCTTGAGGGTTGAGAGCAGGTCTGTGCTGCCGGCATTGAGCACTGCCCGGCCCCTGTATCTCCGCAGGAGCGCAATAGCTTCGTCGATGGTGCGCGCATTGATGTGGGCGAAGGACCTCATGCCGCGCCTCCCTTCCCTGAACCTGTCTTTCCCAGGACCTTGAGGACCCTTTCCGGCGTGACCGGATATTCGTGGAGCCAAACCCCGAGGGCATTAGACACGGCCATGAGCACGGCCGACGGCCCGGGCGAAGTGGCTATCTCCCCGATCCCTACGGCGTGGAATCTGTGGCTGGGAAAGGGCGTTTCAAGAACCACGTTTTTAATTACAGGGAGTTCGTAAAAGGTACGCCACTTGTAGTCGATCATGTTCGCGTTCATCATGCGGCCGATGGAACGGTCGAGGACCATCTCCTCGAAGATGGCGCTGTCGATACCGGCAGAGCCGAGACAGCCGTTGAGCTGGTTTTCCAAACCCGGAGGATCGATGATCTGCCCTATATCGGTAGCATTGACCACCCGTGTCAGGGCGACCTTCCCGGTTTCCGTGTCCACCTCGACCTCAATGAAGGTCATCATGCAGTTGGTAAGAGAATAGTCGGGATCGAACCGCCCATAGCCTGTAATGGTGCGGTCAACGGCCATAGCCTTCCAGGGTACCTTCATCCCGGGATCATCTTTGCGGTACACAACACCGTCAGCGGTATCAAGATCTTCGGGCCTTGCCTTGAGCCTGGGGGCAACAAGCTCCAGAAGCCTTCGTCTGGCATCTTCCGCGGCAGCGATGACAGCGGATCCGATGGCATACGTCCCCCTTGAGCCCGCCGGGCCAAACTCATAGGGATTGATGAGGGAATCTGATGGTGTGATGGAGATCCGTTCCATGGGGAGCTGGAGCACCTCCGCCACCATGCGGATGTAATTGGTGACCTGACCTGTCCCGTGCTCGGTGATGCAGGAAAAGAGTATGGCAGTGCCGTCGGGATGGAGGCGCACGTACGCCTCGGAAGAGTCTTCGCCGATGTCGGCGTTGCCGTGGACACCCACACCGATCCCTCTCCGTTTCGGGCCATCCACAGCCGTCGGTTTCAGCCATCCCTTCCACTTCTCTTTCCAGCCGAAGACCTCGGCGCCTTTCTCCATTGCCTTCGTATAATCAACACCCCTGTAGGTATACCAGATGCCGTCCCTCCAGAAATACCCTCTCCCGGGTTTAACGAAATTCTTCTTCATGAATTCCAGGGGATCCACACCGGCCTTTTCCATGGCTAAGCTCAGAAGCGGTATGAGGCAGCACTTCAATTCCTGACCGCCAAAACCCCTCACGATGCCGGAGGCGCTCCGGTTAGTACAGACGATGACGGGCCTCAGATCCCAGTTAGGACACTTCACCATTATCTGTACCTCGCCGCAGCCTACCGCAACCTGCGACTGGGTCGTCATAGAGTAATAGCCTGTGTCAATGAGCCAGGTGCCCTGCACGGCCGTCACAGTACCGTCCTTTTTCATGCCCACCCTGGCGCTCATACGCGAGCCTGGCCTGAGGGTGAAGGCTGCGAGGTGCTCTTCCTTGGTAAGGATGACCTTCACGGGTCTGCCCGTTGCCCTGCTCAGAAGTGCGGCGTAGCACTGAACCTGCCATGACATGTACTTGGACCCGAAACTGCCTCCGCAAGGTCCTCCGATCGTTCTCACATGGATATTTTTCTCCATGACATGAGAGAGAATAACAGAGTCCATATATGAAGCCTGATTGCTTACCCACAGGGTCACGCTGTCGGGTGCCTCCCACAGGGCTATGGCCCCCGGCGGTTCAGGCGGGATGGGGTTCGGAATATTTTCATAACCGAAGGTCCCTTCCGTGATAACGTCGGCCTCGGCAAACCCCTTTTCCACATCTCCTATGACCACCTCTTTCAAGTTCTTGGGTCCGAAAAA
This is a stretch of genomic DNA from Syntrophorhabdaceae bacterium. It encodes these proteins:
- a CDS encoding FAD binding domain-containing protein, whose translation is MRSFAHINARTIDEAIALLRRYRGRAVLNAGSTDLLSTLKGEYLSRYPEVVINLKSVPDLDYIRDDDGLLRIGALARLSDIVRSPLISSNCRVLADAARSVASPQIRNAATIGGNLCQDVRCWYYRYPRHIGGAIQCARKGSGPCLAVKGDNRYHAIMNGKRCFAVCPSDTAVALAVLDACIHVSGPEGDRTIAITDFFGPLTNDLKAYEIVREIEVPKVSVSAVQTFLKFTVREPIDFAIVSVASVITREEGMCTDARIALGAVAPGPVRASKAEEMLKGNRIDEEIAARAAEQALAGARPLSKNVYKIEIARTLVKRAILK
- a CDS encoding AMP-binding protein, coding for MPIGGFEPYRPEDVEKYVKYRWWLGLTWGDMFDKATDLYPRKEALVDDTARFTYREVREKVDRLAVGLMGLGIKERDFVLLQVPNWHEFIFAFFALQKIGAIVVLLVARHGLSEVSYLSSLTHPVAWIGPDHYKKTDYLPMLQQVMEEHKELRHIISVRSPENRAFIPLERLIQESELTKSNLETLAARRPDPMEVSIILPTGGTTGAPKAVPRTHNDYIANVEYHTRAYEVTCNDVMLTAAPISHAQAIHNCVGGAFFHCAKYVITDSTDAADICRVIEREKVTAFPTVPALIQRIVSLDNLKDYDLSSLTRLYAGGAPSTPELVRSVYEKIGCKFVNALGSSEGPAAMSRLDADIETICYTVGEKDCPYTQVRIVDQYLKDLPPNKEGELITKGPTIFNGYFKSGEENRNVFTEDGFFRTGDLAKIDESGIMTITGRIKETILRGGETLSAIGIERLVSSHPAIAEVAVIGMPDRELGERICAYVKLKEGARLSFEELVVYLKSIGASVLQLPERMEIIDAIPLTKVGKTDKKVLKEDIAKKLGAA
- a CDS encoding xanthine dehydrogenase family protein molybdopterin-binding subunit, producing MASPYRFIGKATPRKDARELVTGTAKFLDDRKFPDMLHGKVLRSPHPHALIKGVSKNEALKLPGVRAVLTWEDVPDWKGGTPRCCRVLDRKVRYVGDAVALVAADTEESAKEALRLIKVEYEVLPAVFDMEEALKPGAPELYEDFPGNVVTPGVPFFGPKNLKEVVIGDVEKGFAEADVITEGTFGYENIPNPIPPEPPGAIALWEAPDSVTLWVSNQASYMDSVILSHVMEKNIHVRTIGGPCGGSFGSKYMSWQVQCYAALLSRATGRPVKVILTKEEHLAAFTLRPGSRMSARVGMKKDGTVTAVQGTWLIDTGYYSMTTQSQVAVGCGEVQIMVKCPNWDLRPVIVCTNRSASGIVRGFGGQELKCCLIPLLSLAMEKAGVDPLEFMKKNFVKPGRGYFWRDGIWYTYRGVDYTKAMEKGAEVFGWKEKWKGWLKPTAVDGPKRRGIGVGVHGNADIGEDSSEAYVRLHPDGTAILFSCITEHGTGQVTNYIRMVAEVLQLPMERISITPSDSLINPYEFGPAGSRGTYAIGSAVIAAAEDARRRLLELVAPRLKARPEDLDTADGVVYRKDDPGMKVPWKAMAVDRTITGYGRFDPDYSLTNCMMTFIEVEVDTETGKVALTRVVNATDIGQIIDPPGLENQLNGCLGSAGIDSAIFEEMVLDRSIGRMMNANMIDYKWRTFYELPVIKNVVLETPFPSHRFHAVGIGEIATSPGPSAVLMAVSNALGVWLHEYPVTPERVLKVLGKTGSGKGGAA
- a CDS encoding putative toxin-antitoxin system toxin component, PIN family, producing the protein MAKIVIDANIIISAAFGGKPLEAAVRAMGKHKVYVSREITQELIMVFSKLSKKLTREQLSSAQEKANELIKAATLVDVSTHIVLSRDAKDDHYLSLCKETGAAFLITGDNDLLDIPQDMLKKAGIKTRIVNPHEFLEEEAEPLT